A window of the bacterium BMS3Abin08 genome harbors these coding sequences:
- a CDS encoding glycogen synthase — protein sequence MTILFTLPEILPDNRARFIQIVNTAHALAKCDNEVDLISGGKRRYKCRDILSYYSLPPLSGLKMTFLPIVRKNIPLLPVSWNAVFNYSLMSYLNKKRGVIFVRHPKLAGFLLERKERLKMPVIYEAHEIFSLSVGDNLKKRRYMWALENFIFGGSDGVITISRRLREDIDALFNTGNTPFITLPNAVRDDWLKERWEYELLSREYLFYAGSLYNWKGVDILIKAMKYLPDEKLVIAGGGSRLNQLRELSGSTGVSDRVVFLGHLRQRDIVDYLARAKICIIPNVAHAPSEYSSPLKLFEFMAAGVPIVASDLSGINEVIVDGVHGVLFEPGNVEALAGSITSILENPDMAKRIARNCYEKVKDFTYNKRAGKIMEFIDSQVTR from the coding sequence ATGACAATACTATTCACCCTGCCGGAAATACTCCCTGATAACAGGGCAAGGTTTATCCAGATTGTAAATACTGCGCATGCGCTTGCTAAATGCGATAACGAGGTGGACCTGATATCAGGCGGTAAGCGCAGGTATAAGTGCAGAGATATACTCTCTTACTATTCCCTGCCCCCCCTGAGTGGGTTAAAGATGACCTTTCTGCCGATTGTAAGGAAGAATATCCCCCTTTTGCCCGTTTCATGGAATGCGGTTTTCAACTATTCCCTGATGTCTTACCTGAATAAAAAAAGGGGGGTTATTTTCGTAAGGCATCCAAAGCTTGCCGGTTTTCTGCTTGAAAGAAAGGAGAGGCTTAAAATGCCGGTAATTTACGAGGCCCATGAGATTTTCTCCTTGTCAGTAGGGGACAACCTTAAGAAGAGACGATACATGTGGGCACTGGAGAACTTTATTTTTGGAGGTTCAGACGGCGTGATAACAATATCCAGGCGACTACGGGAAGACATAGATGCCCTTTTTAACACCGGCAATACTCCTTTTATAACCCTGCCGAATGCGGTGAGGGATGACTGGCTGAAAGAGAGATGGGAGTATGAATTGTTATCGAGGGAGTATCTTTTTTATGCCGGCAGCCTTTATAACTGGAAGGGTGTGGATATACTGATTAAGGCCATGAAGTACCTGCCGGATGAGAAGCTCGTGATTGCCGGAGGAGGTTCCAGGCTTAACCAGTTAAGGGAACTCTCCGGGAGTACCGGGGTTAGTGACAGGGTTGTTTTCCTTGGGCACCTGAGGCAGAGGGATATCGTGGATTATCTGGCAAGGGCGAAGATATGCATTATTCCAAACGTCGCACATGCCCCTTCAGAGTATTCATCGCCTCTGAAGCTTTTTGAGTTTATGGCGGCGGGTGTGCCGATTGTTGCTTCAGACCTGTCGGGTATAAATGAGGTTATAGTTGATGGTGTCCACGGGGTTCTCTTTGAACCGGGCAATGTTGAGGCGCTTGCCGGGTCTATAACCTCTATCCTTGAAAATCCGGATATGGCAAAGAGGATCGCCCGTAATTGCTACGAAAAGGTCAAAGACTTTACATATAATAAACGTGCCGGGAAGATTATGGAGTTTATTGATTCCCAGGTAACGCGATAG